The window CCTGGGGCGCCGTGGAGACCGACGCCTTCGGACACGTCACGGACTTCGTCGAGGCGCCCCCGTCGCCCTTCCACATCAACGCGGGCATCTACGTCTTCGCCGCCGCCTTCACCGCGCTGCTGCCCGACCGCGGCGACCACGAGCGGGCCACCTTCCCGCGCCTGGCCCGCGAGCGCCGCCTGGCCGGCTACCCGCTCCCGCAGGGCGCCTACTGGCGGGCCATCGACACCGCCAAGGACCTCACCGAGGCCGCCGCCGAACTGGCCGCGCGCCCCGGCCGCTGAGGCCGCGCCGCCCGCCGGGGCCTCCTGGACCGCCGGCAGCACACCTCGCCGCCCGGCGCGACGACGCACACCACACGCCCGGCGGGAACGCCTCGCGCGGTCCGGGCGTTGCCTGGGAACCGACCCAGCTCACAAGGAGAGAAAGCGTGTCCGCCAGTCCGACGGACCCTCCGGGACACAGTCCCCGACCATCCCGCCCCCATGACCATGATCAAGGCACTCGGCGGGGTGGTGTTCGATGAGTGCCGCTCTGGGCCTGCTGGCCGTCGTCCTGCTCACCGCCGGGACCGGCTACTTCGTCGCCCAGGAATTCGCCTACGTCTCCGCCGACCGCCTCAAGCTGGCCCGTGAGGCCGAGCAGGGTGACCAGCGCGCCCAGCGCGCCCTGAAGGTGCTGGAACGCCTGTCGTTCATGCTCTCCGGCGCTCAGCTCGGCATCACCGTCACCGGTCTGGTCGTCGGCTTCCTCGCCGAGCCGTCCGTCTCGGCGCTGCTGCGGCCCGCGCTGGAGGCCGCCGGCGTGCCCGGCGCCGCCGTCACCGGCATCTCCGTGGTGCTGGCCTTCGTCCTCGCCACCGTCGTCCAGATGGTGCTGGGCGAGCTGGCGCCGAAGAACCTCGCCCTGGCCGTGCCCGAGCGGCTCGCCAAGTCGCTGGCCTCCTCCACGCTGCTGTACCTGAAGATCGTCGGGCCGGTGGTGCGCGTCTTCGACGGCGCCGCCAACGGCCTGCTGCGCCGGATCGGCATCGAGCCGGTCGAGGAGCTGCACCACGGCGCGACCCTGGAGGAACTCGGCCACCTCATCGGCGAGTCCCACGAGCGGGGTGAGCTGCCGAAGGACACCGCGCTCCTCCTCGACCACGCCCTGGAGTTCTCCGAGCGCCCCCTGAAGGAGGTGCTGGTGCCGCGCGCCGACACCGT is drawn from Streptomyces diastaticus subsp. diastaticus and contains these coding sequences:
- a CDS encoding hemolysin family protein, with product MSAALGLLAVVLLTAGTGYFVAQEFAYVSADRLKLAREAEQGDQRAQRALKVLERLSFMLSGAQLGITVTGLVVGFLAEPSVSALLRPALEAAGVPGAAVTGISVVLAFVLATVVQMVLGELAPKNLALAVPERLAKSLASSTLLYLKIVGPVVRVFDGAANGLLRRIGIEPVEELHHGATLEELGHLIGESHERGELPKDTALLLDHALEFSERPLKEVLVPRADTVFVRHDAPATEAVDLIARYGHSTYPVLGDHPDDVTGVVGVRELTHHSEESLAATTAGGVAREPLLLPETLPLPDAVEQMREADDEFAVVLDEHGGVAGIVTYEDIAEELVGDIADESDRVTDLAAPDGAGWLVDAGRRVDEVAEATGVHLPEDEAYETVAGLIVDRLGRFPAVGDRLSVGLDGGLEAVLVVRTLDRHVPDLVRLETAPAATPAEAREEGTA